A single Herpetosiphonaceae bacterium DNA region contains:
- a CDS encoding prolipoprotein diacylglyceryl transferase family protein, whose product MLPTLFHIGPYAVGTHDVFVLLGVTAATIVFFYEARRRTMLSEQMLWIAVGALIGGALLAKLSTGWQYITLAPEPSLWGLLERGGKSILGGLAGAYFGAILTKRIVGYREPTGDLFAPAVALGMAIGRWGCFLTEQIGTPTTLPWGLSVSLRVAAHIPNCPYCASGVKMHPSFLYEIVFHAVMFGWLWWLRPRVYVKGELFKIYLLSYALFRFAVEFVRGNQAVWQGLSRSQLFLIPTTLLLLAYFWRQWRRGVYQIPALEPIPTGEA is encoded by the coding sequence ATGCTCCCGACCCTGTTTCACATCGGCCCGTACGCGGTCGGCACCCACGACGTGTTTGTGCTGCTCGGCGTCACCGCCGCGACGATCGTCTTCTTCTACGAGGCGCGGCGGCGCACGATGCTGAGCGAGCAGATGCTCTGGATCGCCGTCGGCGCGCTGATCGGCGGGGCGCTGCTGGCGAAGCTAAGCACCGGGTGGCAGTACATCACGCTCGCGCCTGAGCCGTCGCTGTGGGGCCTGCTGGAGCGCGGCGGCAAGAGCATCCTCGGCGGGCTGGCGGGCGCGTACTTTGGCGCGATCCTGACCAAGCGTATCGTCGGCTACCGCGAGCCGACCGGCGATCTTTTCGCGCCTGCCGTGGCGCTGGGCATGGCGATCGGGCGCTGGGGCTGCTTCCTGACCGAGCAGATCGGCACGCCGACCACGCTGCCGTGGGGCCTCTCCGTCAGCCTGCGAGTTGCCGCGCATATCCCGAACTGTCCCTACTGCGCCAGCGGCGTCAAGATGCATCCCTCGTTCCTCTACGAGATCGTCTTTCACGCCGTCATGTTTGGCTGGCTGTGGTGGCTGCGTCCGCGAGTCTACGTCAAGGGCGAGCTGTTCAAGATCTACCTGCTGAGCTACGCGCTCTTTCGCTTTGCGGTCGAGTTCGTGCGCGGCAACCAGGCGGTCTGGCAGGGACTATCGCGCTCGCAGCTATTCCTGATCCCCACGACGCTGCTGCTGCTGGCCTACTTCTGGCGGCAGTGGCGGCGCGGCGTGTACCAGATTCCGGCGCTGGAGCCGATCCCGACCGGCGAGGCGTAG
- a CDS encoding DUF2281 domain-containing protein yields MAVVQKIQESVQRLPTTLQAEVLDFVEYLLVKAEREALRQEELVWSGFSLTAAMRDIEDDETSLYTLADLKVVF; encoded by the coding sequence ATGGCAGTAGTGCAAAAGATTCAAGAGTCGGTTCAGCGGCTACCGACCACACTTCAGGCCGAAGTACTGGATTTTGTCGAATACCTGTTGGTCAAAGCGGAACGTGAAGCTCTGCGGCAAGAAGAATTGGTATGGTCAGGGTTTTCGCTCACAGCGGCTATGCGAGATATAGAAGACGATGAAACTTCTTTGTACACGCTAGCCGATTTAAAGGTAGTCTTCTGA